The Streptomyces sp. Mut1 genome window below encodes:
- the gyrA gene encoding DNA gyrase subunit A, producing MADENTPVPVTPEEVPPVEGVGMRVEPVGLETEMQRSYLDYAMSVIVSRALPDVRDGLKPVHRRVLYAMYDGGYRPEKGFYKCARVVGDVMGTYHPHGDSSIYDALVRLAQHWSMRMPLVDSNGNFGSPGNDPAAAMRYTECKMMPLSMEMVRDIDEETVDFQDNYDGRNQEPTVLPARFPNLLVNGSAGIAVGMATNIPPHNLREVASGAQWYLEHPEASQEELLEALIERIKGPDFPTGALVVGRKGIEEAYRTGRGSITMRAVVAVEEIQNRQCLVVTELPYQTNPDNLAQKIADLVKDGKVGGIADVRDETSSRTGQRLVVVLKRDAVAKVVLNNLYKHTDLQSNFGANMLALVDGVPRTLSIDAFIRHWVTHQIEVIVRRTRFRLRKAEERAHILRGLLKALDAIDEVIALIRRSQTVEVAREGLMGLLEIDEIQANAILEMQLRRLAALEHQKITAEHDELQAKINEYNAILASPERQRQIVSEELAAIVDKFGDDRRSKLVPFDGDMSIEDLIAEEDIVVTISRGGYVKRTKTDDYRSQKRGGKGVRGTKLKEDDIVDHFFVSTTHHWLLFFTNKGRVYRAKAYELPDAGRDARGQHVANLLAFQPDEQIAQILAIRDYDAAPYLILATKGGLVKKTALKDYDSPRSGGVIAINLRETADGADDELIGAELVSSEDDLLLISKKAQSIRFTATDDALRPMGRATSGVKGMSFREGDELLSMNVVRPGTFVFTATDGGYAKRTAVDEYRVQGRGGLGIKAAKIVEDRGSLVGALVVEETDEILAITLGGGVIRTRVNEVRETGRDTMGVQLINLGKRDAVVGIARNAEAGREAEEVDAAEDAEGETTAAVTAEATTADAAAGSTVDSNVEDTTSSTGEHEE from the coding sequence ATGGCCGACGAGAACACCCCTGTCCCCGTGACGCCCGAAGAGGTTCCGCCCGTCGAGGGCGTGGGTATGCGTGTCGAGCCCGTCGGGCTCGAGACGGAGATGCAGCGCTCCTACCTCGACTACGCGATGTCCGTCATCGTCTCGCGTGCCCTGCCCGACGTGCGGGACGGTCTCAAGCCCGTCCACCGCCGGGTGCTGTACGCGATGTACGACGGCGGCTACCGGCCCGAGAAGGGCTTCTACAAGTGCGCCCGCGTCGTCGGCGACGTCATGGGTACGTACCACCCGCACGGCGACTCCTCGATCTACGACGCCCTGGTCCGCCTGGCGCAGCACTGGTCGATGCGCATGCCGCTGGTGGACTCCAACGGCAACTTCGGTTCCCCGGGCAACGACCCGGCCGCCGCCATGCGGTACACCGAGTGCAAGATGATGCCGCTGTCCATGGAGATGGTCCGGGACATCGACGAGGAGACCGTCGACTTCCAGGACAACTACGACGGCCGCAACCAGGAGCCGACGGTCCTGCCGGCGCGCTTCCCGAACCTGCTGGTCAATGGCTCCGCGGGTATCGCGGTCGGTATGGCGACCAACATCCCGCCGCACAACCTCCGCGAGGTCGCGTCGGGTGCGCAGTGGTATCTGGAGCACCCGGAGGCCTCGCAGGAGGAGCTCCTGGAAGCCCTGATCGAGCGGATCAAGGGCCCGGACTTCCCGACCGGTGCGCTGGTCGTGGGGCGCAAGGGCATCGAGGAGGCGTACCGCACGGGCCGCGGCTCGATCACGATGCGCGCGGTCGTGGCGGTCGAGGAGATCCAGAACCGCCAGTGCCTGGTCGTGACGGAGCTTCCGTACCAGACCAACCCCGACAACCTGGCGCAGAAGATCGCCGACCTGGTGAAGGACGGCAAGGTCGGCGGCATCGCCGACGTGCGCGACGAGACCTCCTCGCGTACGGGTCAGCGCCTGGTCGTCGTCCTGAAGCGGGACGCGGTCGCCAAGGTCGTCCTGAACAACCTGTACAAGCACACCGATCTGCAGTCGAACTTCGGCGCCAACATGCTGGCGCTGGTGGACGGGGTGCCGCGCACGCTGTCGATCGACGCGTTCATCCGGCACTGGGTGACGCACCAGATCGAGGTCATCGTCCGGCGTACGCGGTTCCGGCTGCGCAAGGCCGAGGAGCGCGCGCACATCCTGCGCGGCCTGCTCAAGGCCCTGGACGCGATCGACGAGGTCATCGCCCTCATCCGGCGCAGCCAGACCGTCGAGGTGGCGCGTGAGGGCCTGATGGGCCTGCTGGAGATCGACGAGATCCAGGCGAACGCGATCCTGGAGATGCAGCTGCGCCGGCTGGCCGCGCTGGAGCACCAGAAGATCACCGCCGAGCACGACGAGCTCCAGGCGAAGATCAACGAGTACAACGCGATCCTGGCCTCGCCCGAGCGGCAGCGGCAGATCGTCAGCGAGGAGCTGGCGGCGATCGTCGACAAGTTCGGCGACGACCGGCGTTCCAAGCTGGTGCCCTTCGACGGTGACATGTCCATCGAGGACCTGATCGCCGAGGAGGACATCGTCGTCACGATCTCCCGCGGCGGCTATGTGAAGCGCACCAAGACGGACGACTACCGCTCGCAGAAGCGCGGCGGCAAGGGTGTCCGCGGCACGAAGCTGAAGGAAGACGACATCGTCGACCACTTCTTCGTGTCGACGACCCACCACTGGCTGCTGTTCTTCACCAACAAGGGCCGGGTCTACCGGGCGAAGGCGTACGAGCTTCCGGACGCCGGCCGGGACGCGCGCGGCCAGCACGTGGCCAACCTGCTGGCCTTCCAGCCGGACGAGCAGATCGCGCAGATCCTGGCGATCCGCGACTACGACGCCGCGCCGTACCTGATCCTGGCCACCAAGGGCGGCCTGGTGAAGAAGACCGCGCTGAAGGACTACGACTCCCCGCGCTCCGGTGGTGTCATCGCCATCAACCTGCGCGAGACGGCGGACGGCGCGGACGACGAGCTGATCGGTGCGGAGCTGGTCTCGTCCGAGGACGATCTGCTGCTCATCAGCAAGAAGGCCCAGTCGATCAGGTTCACCGCGACGGACGACGCGCTGCGCCCGATGGGCCGCGCCACCTCGGGCGTCAAGGGGATGAGTTTCCGCGAGGGAGACGAACTGCTCTCGATGAATGTCGTCAGGCCCGGTACTTTCGTGTTCACTGCCACTGACGGCGGGTACGCGAAGCGGACCGCGGTCGACGAGTACCGCGTTCAGGGTCGCGGTGGCCTGGGCATCAAGGCCGCCAAGATCGTGGAGGACCGGGGCTCGCTGGTCGGCGCGCTGGTGGTCGAGGAGACCGATGAGATCCTTGCCATCACGCTCGGCGGTGGTGTGATTCGTACGCGAGTCAACGAAGTCAGGGAGACGGGCCGTGACACCATGGGCGTCCAACTGATCAATCTGGGCAAGCGAGACGCCGTTGTCGGCATCGCTCGCAACGCCGAGGCGGGACGCGAGGCCGAAGAGGTCGACGCGGCCGAGGACGCCGAAGGCGAGACGACCGCGGCAGTGACGGCGGAGGCCACCACGGCCGACGCGGCTGCCGGCAGCACGGTCGACAGCAATGTCGAGGACACGACGTCCTCGACCGGGGAGCACGAGGAGTAG
- the gyrB gene encoding DNA topoisomerase (ATP-hydrolyzing) subunit B, with protein sequence MLCQKGRFVADSGNPNENIPSTPGESGAAPVQGEVKASYDASAITVLEGLDAVRKRPGMYIGSTGERGLHHLVQEVVDNSVDEAMAGHADTIDVTILADGGVRVVDNGRGIPVGIVPSEGKPAVEVVLTVLHAGGKFGGGGYAVSGGLHGVGVSVVNALSTRVAVDVKTDGYRWTQDYKFGVPTAPLARNEATEETGTTVTFWADGDIFETTEYSFETLSRRFQEMAFLNKGLTLKLTDERESAKATAGADNAEAGEVPEEESARSVTYHYENGIVDFVRYLNSRKGDVIHQSVIDIEAEDKDRLLSVEIAMQWNTQYSEGVYSFANAIHTHEGGTHEEGFRAALTSLVNRYARDKKLLREKDDNLTGEDVREGLTAIISVKLGEPQFEGQTKTKLGNTEAKTFVQKVVHEQLTDWFDRNPNEAADIIRKGIAASTARVAARKARDLTRRKGLLESASLPGKLSDCQSNDPTKCEIFIVEGDSAGGSAKSGRNPMYQAILPIRGKILNVEKARVDKILQNTEVQALISAFGTGVHEDFDIEKLRYHKIILMADADVDGQHINTLLLTFLFRFMRPLVEAGHVYLSRPPLYKIKWGRDDFEYAYSDRERDALVELGKQNGKRIKEDSIQRFKGLGEMNAEELRVTTMDVDHRVLGQVTLDDAAQADDLFSVLMGEDVEARRSFIQRNAKDVRFLDI encoded by the coding sequence GTGCTGTGCCAGAAAGGGCGCTTCGTGGCCGATTCCGGCAACCCCAACGAGAACATTCCGTCCACTCCCGGCGAGAGCGGCGCTGCTCCCGTCCAGGGCGAGGTGAAGGCGTCGTACGACGCCAGTGCGATCACCGTGCTGGAGGGCCTGGACGCGGTCCGCAAGCGACCTGGTATGTACATCGGCTCGACCGGTGAGCGCGGTCTCCACCACCTCGTGCAGGAGGTCGTCGACAACTCGGTCGACGAGGCCATGGCCGGGCACGCGGACACCATCGACGTCACGATCCTCGCCGATGGCGGGGTGCGCGTGGTCGACAACGGCCGTGGCATCCCGGTCGGCATCGTGCCGTCCGAAGGCAAGCCGGCCGTCGAGGTCGTCCTCACCGTCCTGCACGCGGGCGGAAAGTTCGGCGGCGGCGGCTACGCCGTCTCCGGTGGTCTGCACGGCGTCGGTGTGTCCGTCGTCAACGCCCTGTCCACCCGGGTCGCCGTCGACGTCAAGACGGACGGCTACCGCTGGACCCAGGACTACAAGTTCGGCGTCCCGACGGCCCCGCTGGCCCGTAACGAGGCGACCGAGGAGACGGGCACCACCGTCACCTTCTGGGCCGACGGCGACATCTTCGAGACGACCGAGTACTCCTTCGAGACGCTCTCGCGCCGCTTCCAGGAGATGGCCTTCCTCAACAAGGGCCTCACCCTCAAGCTGACCGACGAGCGCGAGTCGGCGAAGGCGACGGCGGGCGCGGACAACGCCGAGGCGGGCGAGGTCCCCGAGGAGGAGAGCGCCCGCTCGGTCACGTACCACTACGAGAACGGCATCGTCGACTTCGTCCGGTACCTCAACTCCCGCAAGGGCGATGTCATCCACCAGTCGGTGATCGACATCGAGGCCGAGGACAAGGACCGTCTGCTGTCGGTCGAGATCGCCATGCAGTGGAACACGCAGTACAGCGAGGGGGTCTACTCCTTCGCCAACGCGATCCACACGCATGAGGGCGGTACGCACGAGGAAGGCTTCCGCGCCGCGCTGACCTCCCTGGTCAACCGGTACGCGCGCGACAAGAAGCTGCTGCGCGAGAAGGACGACAACCTCACCGGCGAGGACGTCCGCGAGGGTTTGACGGCGATCATTTCGGTGAAGCTGGGCGAGCCGCAGTTCGAGGGTCAGACGAAGACCAAGCTGGGCAACACGGAGGCCAAGACCTTCGTGCAGAAGGTCGTCCACGAGCAGCTGACGGACTGGTTCGACCGCAACCCCAACGAGGCGGCCGACATCATCCGCAAGGGCATCGCCGCCTCGACCGCCCGTGTGGCGGCCCGCAAGGCGCGCGACCTGACGCGGCGCAAGGGCCTGCTGGAGAGTGCCTCACTGCCCGGCAAGCTCAGCGACTGCCAGTCGAACGATCCCACCAAGTGCGAGATCTTCATCGTCGAGGGTGACTCCGCCGGCGGCTCGGCCAAGTCCGGCCGCAACCCGATGTACCAGGCGATCCTGCCGATCCGAGGCAAGATCCTGAACGTCGAGAAGGCCCGGGTCGACAAGATCCTGCAGAACACCGAGGTCCAGGCGCTGATCTCGGCCTTCGGCACCGGGGTCCACGAGGACTTCGACATCGAGAAGCTCCGCTATCACAAGATCATTCTGATGGCGGACGCCGATGTCGACGGCCAGCACATCAACACCCTGCTGCTGACGTTCCTGTTCCGCTTCATGCGCCCGCTGGTCGAGGCCGGGCACGTCTACCTCTCGCGTCCCCCGCTCTACAAGATCAAGTGGGGTCGGGACGACTTCGAGTACGCGTACTCGGACCGTGAGCGCGACGCCCTGGTGGAGCTCGGCAAGCAGAACGGCAAGCGGATCAAGGAAGACTCGATCCAGCGCTTCAAGGGTCTCGGCGAGATGAACGCCGAGGAGCTGCGCGTCACCACGATGGACGTCGACCACCGGGTGCTCGGCCAGGTCACGCTCGATGACGCGGCGCAGGCCGACGATCTGTTCTCGGTGCTGATGGGTGAGGACGTCGAGGCACGGCGCTCGTTCATCCAGCGCAACGCCAAGGACGTCCGCTTCCTCGACATCTGA
- a CDS encoding DUF721 domain-containing protein, producing MNGDGAGKGLAGAGATPAEPSGVDLARVALRAAKEQARARGDAAQQKKQARRGGGLRSGARADGRDPLPLGAAINRLITERGWETPAAVGGVMGRWPQIVGDDLALHCVPVRYDEEPDQRVLTVQCDSTVWATQLRLLAPQLVARLNADLGNGTVRMIKVLGPGGPQRRFGPLRAPGSRGPGDTYG from the coding sequence GTGAACGGCGACGGAGCGGGGAAGGGCTTGGCCGGCGCCGGGGCGACGCCGGCGGAGCCGTCCGGCGTGGACCTGGCGCGGGTCGCGCTGCGCGCGGCGAAGGAACAGGCGCGGGCGCGTGGGGATGCCGCGCAGCAGAAGAAACAGGCCAGGCGAGGCGGAGGGCTGCGCTCCGGAGCACGGGCCGACGGGCGCGACCCGTTGCCGCTCGGAGCGGCCATCAACCGGCTGATCACCGAGCGCGGCTGGGAGACCCCGGCGGCGGTGGGCGGGGTGATGGGCCGGTGGCCGCAGATCGTCGGTGACGATCTCGCCCTGCACTGCGTGCCGGTGCGGTACGACGAGGAACCGGATCAGCGCGTACTGACGGTGCAGTGCGATTCGACGGTGTGGGCGACGCAGCTGCGGCTGCTGGCGCCCCAGCTGGTGGCCCGGCTGAACGCGGATCTGGGCAACGGAACCGTGCGGATGATCAAGGTGCTGGGGCCCGGCGGTCCGCAGCGCAGGTTCGGCCCGCTGCGGGCCCCGGGGAGCAGAGGACCGGGCGACACCTATGGCTGA
- the recF gene encoding DNA replication/repair protein RecF (All proteins in this family for which functions are known are DNA-binding proteins that assist the filamentation of RecA onto DNA for the initiation of recombination or recombinational repair.) yields MHVTHLSLADFRSYAGVEVPLDPGVTVFVGANGQGKTNLVEAVGYLATLGSHRVSSDAPLVRMGAERAVIRAAVTQGERSQLVELELNPGKANRARINRSSQVRPRDVLGIVRTVLFAPEDLALVKGDPGERRRFLDELVTARSPRMAGVRSDYERVLKQRNTLLKSAAMARRHGGRSLDLSTLDVWDQHLGRVGAELLAQRLDLIATLQPLTDKAYADVAPGGGPVSLEYRSSAGAEVGPARTRDELYAQLIEALAGVRKQEIERGVTLVGPHRDDLVLGLRSMPAKGYASHGESWSYALALRLASYELLRGEGNEPVLVLDDVFAELDARRRERLAELVAPGEQVLVTAAVGDDVPGVLAGTRYAVSAGEVERA; encoded by the coding sequence ATGCACGTCACGCATCTGTCGCTGGCCGACTTCCGCTCGTACGCCGGGGTCGAGGTGCCTCTCGATCCGGGCGTCACCGTGTTCGTGGGGGCCAACGGCCAGGGCAAGACGAACCTGGTCGAGGCCGTCGGCTATCTCGCCACGCTCGGCAGCCACCGCGTCTCCTCGGACGCCCCGCTGGTGCGGATGGGCGCCGAGCGGGCGGTGATCCGTGCGGCCGTCACGCAGGGGGAGCGCTCGCAGCTGGTCGAGCTCGAACTGAACCCGGGCAAGGCGAACCGCGCCCGGATCAACCGGTCGTCGCAGGTCAGACCGCGTGATGTGCTCGGCATCGTACGGACCGTGCTGTTCGCTCCGGAGGACCTCGCCCTGGTGAAGGGCGATCCCGGGGAGCGCCGGCGCTTTCTGGACGAGCTGGTCACCGCGCGGTCGCCGCGGATGGCAGGGGTCCGCTCCGACTACGAGCGGGTGCTGAAGCAGCGGAACACGCTGCTGAAGTCGGCGGCGATGGCGCGCAGGCACGGCGGACGTTCCCTGGACCTGTCGACGCTCGATGTGTGGGATCAGCATCTGGGCCGGGTGGGCGCCGAGCTGCTGGCCCAGCGTCTGGACCTGATCGCGACGCTCCAGCCCCTGACGGACAAGGCGTACGCGGACGTGGCGCCGGGCGGGGGCCCCGTGTCGCTGGAGTACCGCAGCTCGGCCGGCGCCGAGGTGGGCCCGGCGCGGACGCGCGACGAGCTGTACGCGCAGCTCATCGAGGCCCTGGCCGGTGTGCGCAAGCAGGAGATCGAGCGGGGCGTGACGCTGGTCGGCCCGCACCGGGACGATCTGGTGCTGGGTCTGCGTTCCATGCCCGCGAAGGGGTACGCGAGCCACGGTGAGTCCTGGTCGTACGCGCTGGCGCTGCGGCTGGCCTCGTACGAACTGCTGCGCGGCGAGGGCAACGAGCCGGTGCTGGTGCTGGACGACGTCTTCGCCGAGCTGGACGCGCGGCGCCGGGAGCGGCTGGCCGAGCTGGTGGCACCGGGCGAGCAGGTGCTGGTGACGGCGGCGGTGGGCGACGACGTGCCGGGCGTGCTCGCGGGGACGCGGTACGCGGTCTCGGCCGGTGAGGTGGAGCGGGCGTGA
- the gnd gene encoding phosphogluconate dehydrogenase (NAD(+)-dependent, decarboxylating), which produces MELGLVGLGKMGGNMRERIRRAGHTVIGYDRNPDVADVHSLEELVGKLKGPRVVWVMVPAGAATQSTIDELAELLSPGDIVVDGGNSRWTDDEKHAVELGIKGIGFVDCGVSGGVWGLENGYALMYGGDAENVSKVQPVFDALKPEGDFGSVHAGKVGAGHFAKMVHNGIEYAMMQAYAEGWELLEKVDSVTDVREVFRSWQEGTVIRSWLLDLAVNALDDDEHLDKLRGFAADSGEGRWTVEAAIDNAVPLPAITASLFARFASRQDDSPQMKMIAALRNQFGGHAVENKK; this is translated from the coding sequence ATGGAGCTCGGTCTCGTCGGCCTCGGCAAGATGGGCGGCAACATGCGCGAGCGCATCCGCCGCGCAGGCCACACCGTCATCGGTTACGACCGCAACCCGGATGTCGCCGATGTCCACAGCCTGGAAGAGCTTGTGGGCAAGCTCAAGGGCCCGCGGGTCGTCTGGGTGATGGTTCCGGCCGGAGCCGCGACCCAGTCCACGATCGACGAGCTGGCCGAGCTGCTCTCGCCCGGCGACATCGTCGTGGACGGCGGGAACTCCCGCTGGACCGACGACGAGAAGCACGCGGTGGAGTTGGGCATCAAGGGCATCGGCTTCGTCGACTGCGGTGTCTCCGGCGGTGTCTGGGGCCTGGAGAACGGCTACGCCCTGATGTACGGCGGCGACGCCGAGAACGTCTCGAAGGTCCAGCCGGTCTTCGACGCGCTCAAGCCCGAGGGCGACTTCGGTTCGGTCCACGCGGGCAAGGTCGGCGCCGGCCACTTCGCCAAGATGGTCCACAACGGCATCGAGTACGCCATGATGCAGGCCTACGCCGAGGGCTGGGAGCTGCTGGAGAAGGTCGACTCCGTCACCGACGTGCGTGAGGTCTTCCGCTCCTGGCAGGAGGGCACGGTCATCCGTTCCTGGCTCCTCGACCTGGCGGTCAACGCCCTGGACGACGACGAGCACCTGGACAAGCTCCGCGGTTTCGCCGCCGACTCGGGCGAGGGCCGCTGGACGGTGGAGGCCGCGATCGACAACGCCGTGCCGCTGCCCGCGATCACCGCGTCGCTCTTCGCGCGCTTCGCCTCGCGCCAGGACGACTCCCCGCAGATGAAGATGATCGCCGCGCTGCGCAACCAGTTCGGCGGCCACGCGGTCGAGAACAAGAAGTAG
- the dnaN gene encoding DNA polymerase III subunit beta, with protein sequence MKIRVERDVLAEAVAWVARSLPARPPAPVLAGLLLKAEDGALSFSSFDYEVSARVSVEAEVEEDGTVLVSGRLLADICRALPNRPVEISTDGVRATVSCGSSRFTLHTLPVEEYPALPQMPTATGTVPGEIFASAAAQVAIAAGRDDTLPVLTGVRIEIEGDTVTLASTDRYRFAVREFLWKPENADASAVALVPAKTLLDTAKALTSGDTVTLALSGSGAGEGLIGFEGAGRRTTTRLLEGDLPKYRTLFPTEFNSVAVIETAPFVEAVKRVALVAERNTPVRLSFEQGVLILEAGSSDDAQAVERVDAVLEGDDISIAFNPTFLLDGLSAIDSPVAQLSFTTSTKPALLSGRPAVDAEADAAYKYLIMPVRLSG encoded by the coding sequence GTGAAGATCCGGGTGGAGCGCGATGTACTCGCGGAGGCGGTGGCCTGGGTGGCCCGCAGCCTTCCGGCCCGTCCGCCGGCGCCCGTTCTCGCGGGCCTTCTGCTGAAGGCCGAGGACGGCGCTCTCAGCTTCTCCAGCTTCGACTACGAGGTCTCGGCCCGCGTCTCGGTGGAGGCCGAGGTCGAGGAGGACGGCACCGTCCTCGTCTCCGGCCGGCTGCTCGCCGACATCTGCCGAGCGCTGCCCAACCGCCCGGTGGAGATCTCCACAGACGGTGTACGGGCGACCGTGTCCTGCGGTTCCTCGCGATTCACACTCCACACCCTGCCTGTGGAGGAATACCCGGCGCTCCCGCAGATGCCGACCGCGACCGGCACCGTGCCCGGTGAGATCTTCGCCTCCGCCGCCGCTCAGGTGGCCATCGCCGCGGGCCGCGACGACACCCTGCCCGTCCTGACGGGCGTGCGCATCGAGATCGAGGGCGACACCGTCACCCTCGCCTCCACCGACCGCTACCGCTTCGCGGTCCGCGAGTTCCTCTGGAAGCCGGAGAACGCCGACGCCTCCGCCGTCGCCCTGGTGCCCGCCAAGACGCTGCTCGACACCGCCAAGGCGCTGACCAGCGGTGACACGGTCACCCTGGCGCTGTCCGGCTCGGGCGCGGGCGAAGGCCTCATCGGCTTCGAGGGCGCCGGCCGCCGCACCACCACCCGGCTGCTCGAGGGCGACCTGCCGAAGTACCGGACGCTCTTCCCGACCGAGTTCAACTCCGTCGCCGTGATCGAGACCGCCCCGTTCGTCGAGGCCGTCAAGCGCGTCGCCCTGGTGGCCGAGCGCAACACCCCGGTGCGGCTGAGCTTCGAGCAGGGCGTGCTGATCCTGGAGGCGGGTTCCAGTGACGACGCACAGGCTGTGGAGAGGGTCGACGCCGTGCTGGAGGGCGACGACATCTCGATCGCCTTCAACCCGACCTTCCTGCTGGACGGCCTGAGCGCCATCGACTCCCCGGTGGCCCAGCTCTCCTTCACGACCTCCACCAAGCCGGCGCTGCTCAGCGGACGCCCGGCCGTGGACGCCGAGGCGGATGCCGCGTACAAGTACCTGATCATGCCGGTCCGCCTCTCCGGCTGA
- the dnaA gene encoding chromosomal replication initiator protein DnaA yields the protein MADVPADLAAVWPRVLEQLLGEGQQGIEPKDKQWIERCQPLALVADTALLAVPNEWGKRVLEGRLAPLISETLSRECGRPIRIAITVDDSAGEPSSPPAPPMHQSQQHRYQGPPHDEGRHDDAYDGYGHRPSDDGMPTARPAYPDYQQQRPEPGAWPRTQEDLSWQQPRLGGFQDRDPSADQWREPYGGRSPQQPQHDYRQQPPERQGYEPQRSERPRPERHELPEPQHRPGGGGTGRPGGGPGPMGAQPSPAPGPGEPHARLNPKYLFDTFVIGASNRFAHAAAVAVAEAPAKAYNPLFIYGESGLGKTHLLHAIGHYARSLYPGTRVRYVSSEEFTNEFINSIRDGKGDTFRKRYRDVDILLVDDIQFLASKESTQEEFFHTFNTLHNANKQIVLSSDRPPKQLVTLEDRLRNRFEWGLTTDVQPPELETRIAILRKKAVQEQLNAPPEVLEFIASRISRNIRELEGALIRVTAFASLNRQPVDLGLTEIVLKDLIPGGEDTAPEITAAAIMAATADYFGLTVEDLCGSSRSRVLVTARQIAMYLCRELTDLSLPKIGAQFGGRDHTTVMHADRKIRALMAERRSIYNQVTELTNRIKNG from the coding sequence GTGGCTGACGTACCTGCCGATCTTGCCGCAGTGTGGCCGCGAGTGCTGGAGCAACTGCTCGGGGAGGGGCAGCAGGGCATCGAGCCGAAGGACAAGCAGTGGATCGAGCGCTGCCAGCCGCTCGCCCTGGTCGCCGACACCGCGCTGCTGGCCGTCCCCAATGAATGGGGCAAGCGGGTCCTCGAAGGCCGTCTCGCTCCTCTCATCAGCGAGACGCTGAGCCGCGAGTGCGGCCGCCCCATCCGGATCGCGATCACGGTCGACGACTCCGCCGGCGAACCGTCGTCCCCGCCGGCGCCCCCGATGCACCAGTCGCAGCAGCACCGCTACCAGGGACCGCCGCACGACGAGGGGCGGCACGACGACGCGTACGACGGCTACGGGCACCGGCCCTCCGACGACGGGATGCCGACGGCCCGCCCCGCCTACCCGGACTACCAGCAGCAGCGCCCCGAGCCCGGGGCCTGGCCGCGCACCCAGGAGGACCTGTCCTGGCAGCAGCCCCGGCTCGGCGGATTCCAGGACCGTGACCCCTCCGCGGACCAGTGGCGCGAGCCCTATGGCGGCCGCTCCCCGCAGCAGCCGCAGCACGACTACCGGCAGCAGCCGCCGGAGCGCCAGGGTTACGAGCCGCAGCGCTCGGAGCGGCCCCGCCCCGAGCGCCACGAGCTGCCGGAGCCGCAGCACCGGCCGGGGGGCGGCGGCACCGGCCGGCCCGGCGGAGGCCCTGGGCCGATGGGCGCCCAGCCCTCGCCGGCCCCCGGGCCCGGCGAGCCGCACGCCCGGCTGAATCCGAAGTACCTCTTCGACACCTTTGTCATCGGGGCGTCCAACCGCTTCGCGCACGCGGCAGCCGTCGCCGTCGCCGAAGCGCCCGCCAAGGCGTACAACCCCCTTTTCATCTATGGGGAGTCCGGTCTCGGCAAGACCCACCTGCTGCACGCCATCGGGCACTACGCCCGCAGCCTCTACCCGGGGACCCGGGTGCGGTACGTGAGCTCGGAGGAGTTCACCAACGAGTTCATCAACTCGATCCGTGACGGCAAGGGCGACACCTTCCGCAAGCGGTACCGCGACGTCGACATCCTGCTCGTCGACGACATCCAGTTCCTGGCGAGCAAGGAGTCGACGCAGGAGGAGTTCTTCCACACCTTCAATACGCTCCACAACGCCAACAAGCAGATCGTGCTGTCCTCCGACCGGCCGCCCAAGCAGCTGGTCACGCTGGAGGACCGGCTGCGGAATCGTTTCGAGTGGGGGCTGACCACCGATGTGCAGCCACCCGAGCTGGAGACCCGCATCGCGATCCTGCGCAAGAAGGCGGTGCAGGAGCAGCTCAACGCCCCGCCGGAGGTGCTGGAGTTCATCGCGTCCCGCATCTCGCGCAACATCCGTGAGCTGGAGGGCGCTCTCATCCGGGTGACGGCCTTCGCCAGCCTCAACCGCCAGCCCGTGGACCTGGGGCTCACGGAGATCGTGCTGAAGGACCTGATCCCCGGCGGCGAGGACACGGCCCCGGAGATCACGGCGGCGGCCATCATGGCGGCGACGGCGGACTACTTCGGTCTGACGGTGGAAGACCTCTGCGGATCGTCGCGCAGCCGTGTGCTGGTGACGGCCCGCCAGATCGCCATGTATCTGTGCCGCGAGCTGACCGACCTCTCACTGCCGAAGATCGGTGCGCAGTTCGGCGGCCGGGACCACACGACGGTCATGCACGCCGACCGCAAGATCCGGGCGCTGATGGCGGAGCGGCGCTCCATCTACAACCAGGTCACCGAGCTCACCAACCGCATCAAGAACGGCTGA
- the rpmH gene encoding 50S ribosomal protein L34 yields MSKRTFQPNNRRRAKTHGFRLRMRTRAGRAILASRRSKGRASLSA; encoded by the coding sequence GTGAGCAAGCGCACCTTCCAGCCGAACAACCGTCGTCGCGCGAAGACCCACGGCTTCCGGCTGCGTATGCGTACCCGTGCCGGCCGCGCGATTCTCGCGTCCCGCCGTAGCAAGGGTCGCGCCAGCCTGTCCGCCTGA